One genomic segment of Oreochromis aureus strain Israel breed Guangdong linkage group 9, ZZ_aureus, whole genome shotgun sequence includes these proteins:
- the LOC116318817 gene encoding NLR family CARD domain-containing protein 3-like isoform X2 yields MMKVTLNRDYPECLVKRREDEGVLERGDEEQESCSREAIVKISVHFLRRMKQERLADYLQSRTTAGACCEFKSQLKKKFQCVFEGIAKAGNPTPLNQIYTELYITEGESAEVNDEHEVRQIETASRKPHRPETTIRQEDIFKGLPGRDEPIRTVLTKGVAGIGKTVLTQKFTLDWAEGKANQVIQFIFPFTFRELNVLKEEKLSLVELVHHFFTETKEARICTFEDFQVVFIFDGLDECRLPLNFRKTPILTDPRKSTSVDVLLTNLIRGNLLPSARLWITTRPAAANQIPPQCVDMVTEVRGFTDPQKEEYFRKRSKDEKKANRIISHIKTSRSLHIMCHIPVFCWITATVLEDVLKASMREGLPKTLTELYIHFLVVQVKVKKVKYDGGAETDSPWSPESRTIIDSLGKLAFEQLQKGNLIFYESDLKECGIDIRAASVYSGVFTQVFKEERGLYQDKVFCFVHLSVQEFLAALHVHLTFINSGNNLLEEQQKTSKKFDTKESAEKHFHQSAVEKALESLNGHLDLFLRFLLGLSLQTNQNLLQGLLTQTESSSQSNLETVKYIKWKLSQNLAAEKTINLFHCLNELNDCSLVEEIQHSLSSGSLSADKLSPAQWSALVFILLSSEKDVDVFDLKKYSASEEALLRLLPVVKISNKALLSSCNLSERSCEALSSVLNSHSSLRELDLSNNDLMDAGVNALSAGLESPHCKLETLRLSGCQITEQGCKALVSALNLKPSHLRELDLSYNHPGDAVVKLLAVGQDHLNWRLDMLRVEPAGVQWLRPGLKKYSCQLTIDTNTVNGKLRLSDNNRKVTHVEEDQSYPDHPDRFDDLCPQLLCRNGLTGRCYWEVEFSGQALLSLNYQRITRKGNTSDSLFGWSDHSWSVRCTENGVDYILHNKTETSIPSSFSYSSSISTGVCNRIAVYLDWPGGTLSFYRVSPDTLIHLHTFSTTFTEPLYPGFGFGLSSWNSPGSWLSLC; encoded by the exons ATGATGAAGGTTACTCTGAACCGtgattacccagaatgcttgGTTAAACGGAGAGAGGATGAGGGAGTGTTGGAACGTGGGGATGAAGAGCAAGAGAGCTGCAGCAGGGAGGCAATTGTGAAGATCTCAGTCCACTTCTTGAGAAGAATGAAGCAGGAGAGACTGGCTGATtatctgcagagca GAACAACTGCTGGAGCTtgttgtgaatttaaatctcagctgaagaagaagttccagtgtgtgtttgaggggattgctaaagcaggaaacccaactcctctgaatcagatctacacagagctctacatcacagagggagagtctgcagaggtcaatgatgaacatgaggtcagacagattgaaacagcatccaggaaaccacacagaccagaaacaacaatcagacaagaagacatctttaaaggcttgcctggaagagatgaaccaatccgAACAGTGCTAACAAaaggagtggctggcattgggaagacagtgttgacacagaagttcactctggactgggcagaaGGCAAAGCCAATCAGGTCATCCAGTTCatttttccattcactttcagagagctgaatgtgctgaaagaggaaaagctcagcttggtggaacttgttcatcacttctttactgaaaccaaagaagcaagAATCTGCAcgtttgaagacttccaggttgtattcatctttgatggtctggatgagtgtcgacttcctctaaACTTCCGCAAAACtccaatcctaactgaccctagaaagtccacttcagtggatgtgctgctgacaaacctcatcagAGGGaacctgcttccctctgctcgcctctggataaccacacgacctgcagcagccaatcagatccctcctcaGTGTGTagacatggtgacagaggtcagagggttcactgatccacagaaggaggagtacttcaggaagagatcaAAAGATGAGAAAAAGGCCAAtcggatcatctcccacatcaagacgtcacggagcctccacatcatgtgccacatcccagtcttctgctggatcactgctacagttctggaggatgtgctgaaaGCCAGCATGAGGGAAgggctgcccaagaccctgactgagttgtacatccacttcctggttgTTCAggtcaaagtgaagaaggtcaagtatgatggaggagctgagacagattcaccctggagtccagagagcaggaccATAATTGactctctgggaaaactggcttttgagcagctgcagaaaggaaacctgatcttctatgaatctgACCTCAAAGAGTGTGGTAttgatatcagagcagcctcagtgtactcaggagtgttcacacaggtCTTTAAAGAAGAGAggggactgtaccaggacaaggtgttctgttttgtccatctgagtgttcaagagtttctggctgctcttcatgtccatctgacatTTATCAACTCTGGAAACAATCTGCtagaagaacaacaaaaaacatccaAGAAATTTGATACAAAAGAATCTGCAGAGAAACACTTCCACCAGAGTGCAGTGGAAAAGGCCTTAGAGAGTCTGAATGGACATCTGGACTTGTTCCTTCGCTTCCttctgggtctttcactgcaaaCTAATCAGAATCTCCTACAAGGTCTGCTGACACAAACAGAAAGTAGTTCACAGTCCAATCTTGAAACCGTTAAGTACATCAAGTGGAAGCTCAGTCAGAATCTGGCTGCAGAGAAAACCATAAacctgttccactgtctgaatgaactgaatgattgttctctagtggaggagatccaacactCCCTTAGTTCAGGAAGTCTCTCtgcagataaactgtctcctgctcagtggtcagctctggtcttcatcttactgtcatcagaaaaagatgtggatgtgtttgacctgaagaaatactctgcttcagaggaggctcttctgaggctccTGCCAGTGGTGAAAatctccaacaaagctct ACTGAGTTCCTGTAACCTATCAgaaagaagctgtgaagctctgtcctccgTTCTAAACTCCCATTcaagtctgagagagctggacctgagtaataATGACCTGATGGACGCTGGAGTGAATGCACTGTCTGCTGGGTTGGAAAGTCCACACTGTAAACTTGAAACACTCAG GCTGTCAGGCTGTCAAATCACAGAACAAGGCTGTAAGGCTCTGGTGTCTGCTCTGAACTTAAAACCCTctcatctgagagagctggacctgagctacaatcatccaggggATGCAGTTGTGAAGCTGCTTGCTGTGGGACAGGACCACCTAAACTGGAGGCTGGACATGCTCAG ggtggagcctgctggagtccagtggttgagaccaggtctgaagaagt attcctgtcaactcacaatcgacacaaacacagtaaacGGAAAACTCAGACTGTCTGACAACAAtaggaaggtgacacatgtggaggaggatcagtcatatcctgatcacccagacagatttgatgacCTCTGTCCTCAGCTACTGTgcagaaatggtctgactggtcgctgttactgggaggtcgagtttAGTGGCCAGGCACTTCTGTCATTGAATTACCAAAGAATTACAAGGAAAGGAAACACTAGTGACTCTTTGTTTGGATGGAGTGATCACTCCTGGAGTGTGAGGTGCACTGAAAATGGTGTTGATTATatccttcacaataaaactgaaacatccATCCCCTCCTCTTTTTCCTATTCCTCCTCCATTTCCACCGGAGTCTGTAACAGAATAGCAGTCTATTTGGACTGGCCTggtggcactctgtccttctacagagtgtcccctgacactctgatccacctccacaccttcagcACCACATTCACGGAACCTCTTTATCCTGGATTTGGGTTTGGGTTATCATCCTGGAACAGTCCTGGTTCCTGGTTATCTCTCTGTTAA
- the LOC116318817 gene encoding NLR family CARD domain-containing protein 3-like isoform X1: MDQCEDRKEGVPPSKSTLYGEHESQTKAQRIQQRPESSGLPTSCVSLMSDHSMQIITEFKEGWPSAANRLDQGSSEVSSGQSTQQNQTHLDSIFMVLEDNIITFVKNELKMMKVTLNRDYPECLVKRREDEGVLERGDEEQESCSREAIVKISVHFLRRMKQERLADYLQSRTTAGACCEFKSQLKKKFQCVFEGIAKAGNPTPLNQIYTELYITEGESAEVNDEHEVRQIETASRKPHRPETTIRQEDIFKGLPGRDEPIRTVLTKGVAGIGKTVLTQKFTLDWAEGKANQVIQFIFPFTFRELNVLKEEKLSLVELVHHFFTETKEARICTFEDFQVVFIFDGLDECRLPLNFRKTPILTDPRKSTSVDVLLTNLIRGNLLPSARLWITTRPAAANQIPPQCVDMVTEVRGFTDPQKEEYFRKRSKDEKKANRIISHIKTSRSLHIMCHIPVFCWITATVLEDVLKASMREGLPKTLTELYIHFLVVQVKVKKVKYDGGAETDSPWSPESRTIIDSLGKLAFEQLQKGNLIFYESDLKECGIDIRAASVYSGVFTQVFKEERGLYQDKVFCFVHLSVQEFLAALHVHLTFINSGNNLLEEQQKTSKKFDTKESAEKHFHQSAVEKALESLNGHLDLFLRFLLGLSLQTNQNLLQGLLTQTESSSQSNLETVKYIKWKLSQNLAAEKTINLFHCLNELNDCSLVEEIQHSLSSGSLSADKLSPAQWSALVFILLSSEKDVDVFDLKKYSASEEALLRLLPVVKISNKALLSSCNLSERSCEALSSVLNSHSSLRELDLSNNDLMDAGVNALSAGLESPHCKLETLRLSGCQITEQGCKALVSALNLKPSHLRELDLSYNHPGDAVVKLLAVGQDHLNWRLDMLRVEPAGVQWLRPGLKKYSCQLTIDTNTVNGKLRLSDNNRKVTHVEEDQSYPDHPDRFDDLCPQLLCRNGLTGRCYWEVEFSGQALLSLNYQRITRKGNTSDSLFGWSDHSWSVRCTENGVDYILHNKTETSIPSSFSYSSSISTGVCNRIAVYLDWPGGTLSFYRVSPDTLIHLHTFSTTFTEPLYPGFGFGLSSWNSPGSWLSLC; this comes from the exons atggatcagtgtgaggacagaaaggagggagtccctccctctaaaagcactctgtatggggaacatgagagccagaccaaagctcagag gatCCAGCAGAGACCTGAATCTTCTGGATTACCAACTAGCTGTGTGTCCTTAATGAGTGACCATTCAATGCAGATTATTACCGAGTTTAAAGAAGGATGGCCTTCTGCGGCAAATAG ATTGGACCAGGGGAGCTCAGAGGTTTCCAGTGGTCAGTCTACCCAGCAGAATCAGACAcacctggactccatatttatg GtactggaggacaacatcatcacttttgtgaagaatgaGCTGAAGATGATGAAGGTTACTCTGAACCGtgattacccagaatgcttgGTTAAACGGAGAGAGGATGAGGGAGTGTTGGAACGTGGGGATGAAGAGCAAGAGAGCTGCAGCAGGGAGGCAATTGTGAAGATCTCAGTCCACTTCTTGAGAAGAATGAAGCAGGAGAGACTGGCTGATtatctgcagagca GAACAACTGCTGGAGCTtgttgtgaatttaaatctcagctgaagaagaagttccagtgtgtgtttgaggggattgctaaagcaggaaacccaactcctctgaatcagatctacacagagctctacatcacagagggagagtctgcagaggtcaatgatgaacatgaggtcagacagattgaaacagcatccaggaaaccacacagaccagaaacaacaatcagacaagaagacatctttaaaggcttgcctggaagagatgaaccaatccgAACAGTGCTAACAAaaggagtggctggcattgggaagacagtgttgacacagaagttcactctggactgggcagaaGGCAAAGCCAATCAGGTCATCCAGTTCatttttccattcactttcagagagctgaatgtgctgaaagaggaaaagctcagcttggtggaacttgttcatcacttctttactgaaaccaaagaagcaagAATCTGCAcgtttgaagacttccaggttgtattcatctttgatggtctggatgagtgtcgacttcctctaaACTTCCGCAAAACtccaatcctaactgaccctagaaagtccacttcagtggatgtgctgctgacaaacctcatcagAGGGaacctgcttccctctgctcgcctctggataaccacacgacctgcagcagccaatcagatccctcctcaGTGTGTagacatggtgacagaggtcagagggttcactgatccacagaaggaggagtacttcaggaagagatcaAAAGATGAGAAAAAGGCCAAtcggatcatctcccacatcaagacgtcacggagcctccacatcatgtgccacatcccagtcttctgctggatcactgctacagttctggaggatgtgctgaaaGCCAGCATGAGGGAAgggctgcccaagaccctgactgagttgtacatccacttcctggttgTTCAggtcaaagtgaagaaggtcaagtatgatggaggagctgagacagattcaccctggagtccagagagcaggaccATAATTGactctctgggaaaactggcttttgagcagctgcagaaaggaaacctgatcttctatgaatctgACCTCAAAGAGTGTGGTAttgatatcagagcagcctcagtgtactcaggagtgttcacacaggtCTTTAAAGAAGAGAggggactgtaccaggacaaggtgttctgttttgtccatctgagtgttcaagagtttctggctgctcttcatgtccatctgacatTTATCAACTCTGGAAACAATCTGCtagaagaacaacaaaaaacatccaAGAAATTTGATACAAAAGAATCTGCAGAGAAACACTTCCACCAGAGTGCAGTGGAAAAGGCCTTAGAGAGTCTGAATGGACATCTGGACTTGTTCCTTCGCTTCCttctgggtctttcactgcaaaCTAATCAGAATCTCCTACAAGGTCTGCTGACACAAACAGAAAGTAGTTCACAGTCCAATCTTGAAACCGTTAAGTACATCAAGTGGAAGCTCAGTCAGAATCTGGCTGCAGAGAAAACCATAAacctgttccactgtctgaatgaactgaatgattgttctctagtggaggagatccaacactCCCTTAGTTCAGGAAGTCTCTCtgcagataaactgtctcctgctcagtggtcagctctggtcttcatcttactgtcatcagaaaaagatgtggatgtgtttgacctgaagaaatactctgcttcagaggaggctcttctgaggctccTGCCAGTGGTGAAAatctccaacaaagctct ACTGAGTTCCTGTAACCTATCAgaaagaagctgtgaagctctgtcctccgTTCTAAACTCCCATTcaagtctgagagagctggacctgagtaataATGACCTGATGGACGCTGGAGTGAATGCACTGTCTGCTGGGTTGGAAAGTCCACACTGTAAACTTGAAACACTCAG GCTGTCAGGCTGTCAAATCACAGAACAAGGCTGTAAGGCTCTGGTGTCTGCTCTGAACTTAAAACCCTctcatctgagagagctggacctgagctacaatcatccaggggATGCAGTTGTGAAGCTGCTTGCTGTGGGACAGGACCACCTAAACTGGAGGCTGGACATGCTCAG ggtggagcctgctggagtccagtggttgagaccaggtctgaagaagt attcctgtcaactcacaatcgacacaaacacagtaaacGGAAAACTCAGACTGTCTGACAACAAtaggaaggtgacacatgtggaggaggatcagtcatatcctgatcacccagacagatttgatgacCTCTGTCCTCAGCTACTGTgcagaaatggtctgactggtcgctgttactgggaggtcgagtttAGTGGCCAGGCACTTCTGTCATTGAATTACCAAAGAATTACAAGGAAAGGAAACACTAGTGACTCTTTGTTTGGATGGAGTGATCACTCCTGGAGTGTGAGGTGCACTGAAAATGGTGTTGATTATatccttcacaataaaactgaaacatccATCCCCTCCTCTTTTTCCTATTCCTCCTCCATTTCCACCGGAGTCTGTAACAGAATAGCAGTCTATTTGGACTGGCCTggtggcactctgtccttctacagagtgtcccctgacactctgatccacctccacaccttcagcACCACATTCACGGAACCTCTTTATCCTGGATTTGGGTTTGGGTTATCATCCTGGAACAGTCCTGGTTCCTGGTTATCTCTCTGTTAA